The window ACGGCCGGGGATCCCGGCCGGTCTGCGGAAACGACCAGCGCGGCCAGCGCCGTGGTCACGGGGACCGAGGCCACCAGCCCGATCGAGCCCACGAGCGTCCGTACGATCTCCACCGCGACCAGCTCGCTGTTGGCCACCGAACCCATGCTGCTGTTCGCGATCGAGAACAGCAGGAGAAGCGGCAGCGCGGCGCCCGCGTACGCCAGCACCAGGGTGTTGACCACGGATGCGATGTGGTCGCGGCCGATCCGGATGGCCGCCTTGTACAGCGCGCGCGAGCTCATCGAGGAGTCGGCCTGGTGGAGTTCCCAGACCGCCGAGGTCTGGGTGACCGTCACATCGTCGAGCACGCCCAGTGATCCGATGATCACACCTGCGAGCAGCAAACCGCTCATGTCGATGTCCGGGTAGAGCCCGTGGATCAGCCCGGTGTTGTCGTCGGTGTTGCCGCTGAGGAACGCCCAGTCGATCAATACCGAGCCCAGCACCCCGATCAGCAGCAGCGAGACGAGCGTGCCGAGGACGGCGACCGCGGTACGGGCCGTCAGGCCGTGGCACATGAAGAGCGAGATCAGCATGATGGCGCTCGCCCCGACCACCGCGACGACCAGCGGGTTCGAGCCCTGCAGGATGGCCGGGAGGATGAAGAGGGTCAGCACGCCGAAGCTGATGACCAGTGCGATCAGTGCGAACAGTCCGCGCATCCGCCCGACGAGCACGACCGCGAGCGCGAAGATGCCGGCCAGCACCGCCATGGGGAGCTTGCGGTTCACGTCGATCACCGAGTACTGGAGGTCGCGGGGGGCGTCCGGCGCGTACGCCACCACCACCCCCTGGCCGTCCTCCAACTGCCGCGGTGCGCCCGGCTGGACGATCTCCACGAAGGTGCGGCCCTTGTCCGGGCCGGTGCCGACCTCGACGGTGGCCTTCTTGCACTCGCCGGTCTGCGCGGCCTGCGCCTCGCGGCCCGCGGGGGTGGTGGGGTCGCCGGTCGTCGGCACCTGTGCGGCGTTCACGGATTTGCAGTCGACCTGTTCGATCGAGACGACCTTGCCCTGCTGGGTCTGCCGGTCGAAGCCCACCCCGGTCCGCTCGTGGGCGGGGGCGCCGCCTGGCCAGAGCACCACCATGCCGATGAAGACGGCGGTGGCGAAGGGGATCAGGATGGCTGCGATGACCTTGCGCAGGTGCTTCGAGACGGGAGCCGCCGGGCCGTGACCATGGCCGTGACCGTGACCGTGACCGTGACCGTGACCGTGACCGTGGCTGGGGGCAGGGCCGGAGGAGTGCCCGGGGCCGTGGTTCGCGTGGCCGGAGTGGTCATGGGGCTCTGTGGGCTCTGAGGGCTCGATGGGGGGCTGCGGCGAGGGCGTCACCAGCAGATCATCGCAAGAGATGAGGGGGCCCACTGTTCAGCACGCCATGGATGACGCTAGCGTGGGGGCACCTTTGCACAACGCGGGAGCTCGGAGCACCGGGCTGAGAGGGCGCTGATCACCGTACGCGATCACTGATGCGTACGGGAAGAGGCTGCGCCGACCGCCGAACCTGTTACCGGGTAATGCCGGCGTAGGGAGATCAGGTCTCATGACCATTCAGGACGCACGCACGCCTGCCGTCAGCCAGGACGCCGACGGCCAGAACGAGCGCCAGCCCGGCTGGCACAAGGGATACCTGGCGGGCTCCCGCCCCGACATCCGGGTGCCGGTCCGCCAGGTCCACCTCACCAACGGCAAGGACGTGACGCTCTACGACACGTCAGGTCCGTACACCGACCCGCAGATCGAGACCGACGTCCGCCGGGGCCTCGCGCCGCTGCGCGAGAACTGGATCATCGGCCGCGGCGACACCGAGGAGTACGCGGGCCGTCCCGTGCGCCCCGAGGACGACGGCATCAAGCACACCTCTCCGCGCGGTGGCCTCAAGAACCTCGACGCGGTCTTCCCGGGCCGCCCCCGCCAGCCCCGCCGGGGCCGTGGCGGCGCCGCCGTCACGCAGCTCGCGTACGCCCGCCGCGGTGAGATCACCCCGGAGATGGAGTACGTCGCGATCCGCGAGAACGTCTCCCCCGAGGTCGTCCGTGAGGAGATCGCCGCAGGTCGCGCGGTGCTTCCGGTCAACGTGAACCACCCCGAGATCGAGCCGATGATCATCGGCAAGCGCTTCCTGGTGAAGGTCAACGCCAACATCGGCAACTCCGCCGTCACCTCCTCCATCGAGGAGGAGGTCGACAAGATGACCTGGGCGACCAAGTGGGGCGCCGACACGGTCATGGACCTCTCGACGGGCCGCAACATCCACACCACCCGTGAGTGGGTGCTGCGCAACTCCCCCGTCCCGATCGGCACCGTGCCGCTCTACCAGGCGCTGGAGAAGGTCGACGGCCGCGCCGAGGACCTGACCTGGGAGATCTACAAGGACACGGTCATCGAGCAGGCCGAGCAGGGCGTCGACTACATGACGGTCCACGCCGGCGTGCTGCTGCCGTACGTGCCGCTGACCGCCCGGCGCAAGACCGGCATCGTGTCGCGCGGCGGGTCGATCATGGCCGCGTGGTGCCTGGCGCACCACAAGGAGAACTTCCTCTACACGAACTTCGAGGAGCTCTGCGACATCCTCGCGACGTACGACGTCACGTACTCGCTGGGTGACGGCCTGCGCCCCGGCTCCATCGCGGACGCCAACGACGCGGCCCAGTTCGCCGAGCTGAAGACGCTGGGCGAGCTGAACACGATCGCCAAGCGGCACAACGTGCAGACGATGATCGAGGGCCCGGGCCACGTCCCGATGCACAAGATCAAGGAGAACATCGACCTCCAGCAGGAGATCTGCGAGGAGGCGCCGTTCTACACGCTCGGCCCGCTGACCACGGACGTCGCCCCGGCGTACGACCACATCACCTCGGGCATCGGCGCCGCGATGATCGCCTGGTGGGGCACCGCGATGCTCTGCTACGTCACGCCCAAGGAGCACCTGGGCCTGCCCAACCGCGACGACGTCAAGACCGGCGTCATCACGTACAAGATCGCAGCGCACGCCGCGGACCTGGCCAAGGGCCACCCGGGCGCCCAGGAGTGGGACGACGCCCTGTCGGACGCGCGCTTCGAGTTCCGCTGGGAGGACCAGTTCAACCTGGCCCTCGACCCGGACACGGCCCGTGAGTTCCACGACGAGACCCTGCCCGCGGAGCCGGCCAAGACCGCGCACTTCTGCTCCATGTGCGGCCCGAAGTTCTGCTCGATGAAGATCTCGCAGGACATCCGCCGGGAGCACGGCGGTGACCTGAAGGCCGAGGAGATCCAGGCGGGCATGGCGGAGAAGTCCGCCGAGTTCGCGGCTTCGGGCAGCCGTGTCTACCTGCCGCTGGCCGACTGAGCCGTTCGACAGGAGCTACGGGGCGGACCCGCGACCCATGGGGGGAGTCGCGGGTCCGTCCCGTTTTTGCTGGCCCGGAGTGCTTCCACTCGCCACCACCTGCTGGCCGCCACCCCGTCCTGATGACTCGTGCTCTTGACGTTCGTCACGACGGCCATTGGTGTCGCATCGATAGTCCGATAAGTGGACTTTCCCGCGAGGTGTCCCGCCACTTTCGGCAACGGTTCCCAGGCTGTCCGATGTGGCCAAAGAGGCCCACACCATCGTTCGATCAGATTCGAGAAGGAGTGGAATGCGCCCCGAGAACAGGACCAGGTCAACCCTTGGCCCGCTGCCGAGGAGCGGTTGGCGCAAGGGTGGCACGCTCGCGTCGCTCGCCCTGGTGATGATGGGAGTCGCCAGCCCCGCCATCGCCGTGGCCCAGAACGTTCAGGCGGCCGAGCGCGTGCACGCGGCGAGCCTCACGGCTGAGAACCCGTGCAAGCCTGGGCAGCATCACCGTCCGGACCACAACCCGGACCAGGGTCCGGACTTCAACCCGGACCATGACCCGAACTTCAACCCGGACCATGGTCCGGACGACGGCCCGAGGGTCGCGGGCATCGAGGCCGGGCCCACCGGTCTCGACAGGTGTGAGGAGGGCAGGCCGGGCCCGACAGGACCGACGGGTGCCACCGGCGCTACCGGCGCCACGGGTGCTGACGGCCTCGACGGGGCTGACGGTGCGACCGGCGCCACCGGTGCCACGGGTACGGACGGCGCCGACGGTGCGACGGGTGCTGACGGCGCCACAGGTGCCACGGGTGCCGACGGCGCGACCGGTGCCACGGGTGCCGACGGCGCGACGGGCGCCACCGGTACGGACGGCGCAGATGGCGCTACGGGCGCGACAGGTGCCGACGGCGCCGACGGTGCTACGGGTGCCACGGGTGCCGACGGTGCGACCGGTGCCACGGGTGCCGACGGTGCTGACGGTGCGACGGGCGCGACGGGTACGGACGGCGCGGACGGTGCCACGGGTGCCACCGGCGCGCCGGGTACGGACGGCGCGGACGGTGCCACCGGCGCGACGGGCGCGCCGGGTACGGATGGTGCGGACGGTGCCACCGGCGCGACGGGCGCGCCGGGTACGGATGGTGCGGACGGTGCCACCGGCGCGACGGGCGCGCCGGGTACGGATGGTGCGGACGGTGCCACCGGCGCGACGGGCGCGCCGGGTACGGATGGTGCGGACGGTGCCACCGGCGCGACGGGCGCTACCGGTGCCACCGGTGCCACCGGCGCGACGGGCACTGGGCCCTGCGACGACATCGACAGCTTCGCGCCTTCGATCACCGAGTCGTTCAGTGCCGCTCTGACGAACGGCATCGCCTACGTCGGCCGCGCGACCACGGCCGGAGGTGTGCCTGTCTGGCAGAACATCACGGACGATGACAACCCGGGCTTCCCCTTCGGCCTGGCCTGCGGCATCACGATCATCGAGCAGGGCCCGAACTCCTACGTCCAGGTCGTGACCACGGACGGCAGGACCTACCAGACCCACGGCGACACCCTCCTGAACAACTTCGTCTGGGACGAGGAGTGGATCGAACTGCTCCCCGCCCCGACTCCCCCGGCTCTCCGGGGCAAGGAGTTCAAGGGAGACCTGATGCGCGGAGCCATGCGCAACCTCATCCCCTAGGGAAGCCCGCTCTGGACGGCGTGCCGGCACGCCGAAATCCGGGATCGTGACGTCGGTCCGGGCGGATCACCGGTTGGGGATCCGCCCGGCTCCGGCCGACGGACGCGTCGGCCCGGCGTAACGAACGGAGGGCGCCGCTCCACGGCCTGTCGGCCGGGGCGGCGCCCTCCGTCGCGTGCGGGGGAGCGGCGGTCAGGCGACCACCTGGTACTGCGGATCCAGCTTGCGCCGGGCGAAGGCGAGGTTCTCGCCGACCCGCTCGCGCTGGCTCTCGGGAAGCGCGCCCTCCCGCAGCAGCCGCTCGCAGCAGTCCAGCGACTCCTGGTACTCGCCGACCCAGTAGGCGGCCACCGCGAGTTCGTCGAGCGCGCGCCACTCGTACCAGTCGAACTCGACGAACAGGATGTCGTCCGGCCGCGGGATCCGCACCGCCTGGCGCGCGAACATGTACGCCAGCGGCCAGCGCCCCTCGGTCCGGCAGAGGCGGG of the Streptomyces sp. NBC_01294 genome contains:
- a CDS encoding collagen-like triple helix repeat-containing protein, whose amino-acid sequence is MRPENRTRSTLGPLPRSGWRKGGTLASLALVMMGVASPAIAVAQNVQAAERVHAASLTAENPCKPGQHHRPDHNPDQGPDFNPDHDPNFNPDHGPDDGPRVAGIEAGPTGLDRCEEGRPGPTGPTGATGATGATGADGLDGADGATGATGATGTDGADGATGADGATGATGADGATGATGADGATGATGTDGADGATGATGADGADGATGATGADGATGATGADGADGATGATGTDGADGATGATGAPGTDGADGATGATGAPGTDGADGATGATGAPGTDGADGATGATGAPGTDGADGATGATGAPGTDGADGATGATGATGATGATGATGTGPCDDIDSFAPSITESFSAALTNGIAYVGRATTAGGVPVWQNITDDDNPGFPFGLACGITIIEQGPNSYVQVVTTDGRTYQTHGDTLLNNFVWDEEWIELLPAPTPPALRGKEFKGDLMRGAMRNLIP
- the thiC gene encoding phosphomethylpyrimidine synthase ThiC; its protein translation is MTIQDARTPAVSQDADGQNERQPGWHKGYLAGSRPDIRVPVRQVHLTNGKDVTLYDTSGPYTDPQIETDVRRGLAPLRENWIIGRGDTEEYAGRPVRPEDDGIKHTSPRGGLKNLDAVFPGRPRQPRRGRGGAAVTQLAYARRGEITPEMEYVAIRENVSPEVVREEIAAGRAVLPVNVNHPEIEPMIIGKRFLVKVNANIGNSAVTSSIEEEVDKMTWATKWGADTVMDLSTGRNIHTTREWVLRNSPVPIGTVPLYQALEKVDGRAEDLTWEIYKDTVIEQAEQGVDYMTVHAGVLLPYVPLTARRKTGIVSRGGSIMAAWCLAHHKENFLYTNFEELCDILATYDVTYSLGDGLRPGSIADANDAAQFAELKTLGELNTIAKRHNVQTMIEGPGHVPMHKIKENIDLQQEICEEAPFYTLGPLTTDVAPAYDHITSGIGAAMIAWWGTAMLCYVTPKEHLGLPNRDDVKTGVITYKIAAHAADLAKGHPGAQEWDDALSDARFEFRWEDQFNLALDPDTAREFHDETLPAEPAKTAHFCSMCGPKFCSMKISQDIRREHGGDLKAEEIQAGMAEKSAEFAASGSRVYLPLAD
- a CDS encoding YibE/F family protein, which gives rise to MTPSPQPPIEPSEPTEPHDHSGHANHGPGHSSGPAPSHGHGHGHGHGHGHGHGHGPAAPVSKHLRKVIAAILIPFATAVFIGMVVLWPGGAPAHERTGVGFDRQTQQGKVVSIEQVDCKSVNAAQVPTTGDPTTPAGREAQAAQTGECKKATVEVGTGPDKGRTFVEIVQPGAPRQLEDGQGVVVAYAPDAPRDLQYSVIDVNRKLPMAVLAGIFALAVVLVGRMRGLFALIALVISFGVLTLFILPAILQGSNPLVVAVVGASAIMLISLFMCHGLTARTAVAVLGTLVSLLLIGVLGSVLIDWAFLSGNTDDNTGLIHGLYPDIDMSGLLLAGVIIGSLGVLDDVTVTQTSAVWELHQADSSMSSRALYKAAIRIGRDHIASVVNTLVLAYAGAALPLLLLFSIANSSMGSVANSELVAVEIVRTLVGSIGLVASVPVTTALAALVVSADRPGSPAVAPASGPVRGGRGRRRKR